In Gossypium arboreum isolate Shixiya-1 chromosome 3, ASM2569848v2, whole genome shotgun sequence, the sequence ATCTTACTCCTTAACTCTTAGCTGGTAATAATCAAACCTTAAGTCTATATTAGAAAACACTATGGCTtatttcaattggtcaaacagatcatcgatccttggaaagggatacttgttcttcacagtcaccttgttgagttgtctgtagcctatacataacctcatcgacctatctttctttttcacaaaaagtagcggagcaccccatggagaatagctcggtctcgcaaaacccttatccatTAATTCTTGTAGCTgaaccttcaactcttttaactccaatggtgccatcctatatggggcAACCGAAATAGGTGCCGTACCAGGgaccaactcaataccaaactcgactTTCCTAGTTGGAGGCAGTCTGGGCAACTTttctagaaacacatccggaaactcacataccactggcactgactcaatctttacTTCCGGCacttgggtattcaacacaaatgcgAGATAAGACTCAttcccttttctcatatatttttcagcagtcatagaagaaatcactacaggtaTGCTATCcggttcacctgattcaacccgaaggatatccccattttcacatttcagttcaatgaatttctttccacaattcactaaaACATCATGGGTAGATAACCAATCTATACCAaggataacgtcaaattcatcaaacagtaatAACATGAGGTTAGCCAGAAAATAATGACATCTAATTGTCAatggacaatttctacatacttggtcaactaatacatgcttgcctaatgggtttgacacctttACCACAAATTTTATAGACTCGATAGGCGTATTCATCCTAGACACCACACAAGCATACGAATGGGCAGAccctggatcaatcaaagtaacaacagaaatatcatgaagagaaaaagtacctgtaatcacatccGGTGACGATACCTtttcgcgagcgcgaatggcataagtccttacaGGTGCTCAGCCCTCGGACCTCACAGCAGAATCTCAATGCGCACCTCTATTGCTAGCCCCACTTCCTGGGTTTTtctgtggtctacctctcgaaagAGCATTACTCGCTCTCACATCTTGTTTTTTGTCTTTCTCATCCATTTCAAGACAGTTTCGGATGAAATGGTCTAGTGAAATGCACTTGAAACAACCTCTATCATTTCCTCAGCACTCACCAAAATGACGCCTATCACACTATGAACACTCCGGTCTATTTGgctgagcactaccaacacttgcgatagaagtggtttgagctttagaagCCATGTACtacttattcttatttctacTCGAGAATCCCACTGAAGTGTTTGACcgagtaggaaactctctcgatctcttggatgaggtctgatgtgatttccccatctatcttttctttgagtcacgagacttaatatcagcttttctcttctcttttcccAATTCTTCTGCCTTGCAACCTCTCTCAACAAGCATCACAAACTCCCTTAACTCTAAAATGCCAACTAATAAtcgaatgtcttcattcaatccgtcctcaaatctcttacacatgataTCTTCGGTAGATACGCACTCTCTAGCGTATTTGCTGAGCTTCACGAACTCACGTTCATTCTCTGTTACAGTCATATGGCCTTgctttaattctaaaaattccttcATTTTCTGATCTATAAActtctgactaatatacttctttcggaattccTCTTGGAAAAAATCTCATGTAATCATTTCCCTTGGCacaaccgacacaagggtgttccatcattggtaggccgagtctcgcagtagtgacacaacacacttcatgcactcatctggtgtgcaagacaattcatcgaataccctaatggtattttctagccagaaCTCTGTCCTCTCTGGGTCAACATTTATATTCGCTCTAAATTCCTTGGCCCCTTGTTTCTGAATTCTGTCAACCGAAGGTTTCTCCCTTCTAATCATCTCTACGGCTTGGAAAGCTATGGGGGCAGGCTGGGGGATTGAAGAGGGTGGAGGAGGTAGAGTGTTCTGGTTTGCACAAACAAATTTTGAATAGCATGCTTTTATAAtgtggaggtaggcttctctagcccctccgccctgACTAAATGTCACTGGCCCACTCTCGACTGGCatggtcccttcagcgggagccgacacattactctctacatcatctacCACTGCtccgtcgggatccatttactatatgaaaacataatttaaattcatcaagagtcgtcacactatcacaatgtatttatggcatgtatagctagacttgtacacTCGCTATGTTAGTctaagaatcaactaaaccatagctctaatacctaaatgtaacacctcttacccgtatcccatgccgggacagggtacggggcgttactagacttaaacacatgcatacaaataatttcgagtcataaaatttctctcaaatttaaaacttttgaaCTTCCTCTTAACGTCCCTAATATgaacctacaaggcccaaaacacgctttggaaatggttcgggaATAAACTAAACACTTTTGAAAACTTTCAataatttcaatgaaaacaagggcACACGCTTGTATGTCCTCTTAACAtagccatgttgaaggcccgtgtggctcacacggcctgaacatattaggacacgctcgtgtctctagcCCGTGCGGGTTTATTTcttaattcgaacctacaggggttttcacacggcctggcacacacccatgtccatggcccgtgtacatcacacggccatgacacgcctgtgtctcagcccgtgtacaaaaaccttgacattctgtttctaacgttaTCAACCATTTAAGGGCACACCCCCATatgctaggtcgtgtcctccacacggttgagacacacggccgtgtctctgcccgtgtggttaCTATTGGGCATTTTTTTATGCCAAATataggtgcaggggacgcacgactTGACTACACATCCATAGGACAGACCGTGTATCACACCCGGtgtagacacatgcccgtgtgtctacccgtgtggacaaaacaaggctatttaccaatcctttttgtcacccttacttacacccACCTACAAAAACATCAAACAATACCAATACCACATAAACATATGACCATATCAGCCAATACCTAGGCATCATCATTTCCAAGCTATTTACTATCACATACAATATCTCCTACTTATCAACACAAACCATGTAACAAACACATCCATGAGAAttctcatcaaatgcatttaaaaataattaatatgagccaaTACTTATTGTTAAACCaacatgacactaaacaaaaaaaccaagtccctatacatgccacactcaaaacatttaaactaactataccaaaaaatttaggtgatagtgtgatcaatgcctctgACATCCCTtgattcccgagctagcttggcagcactataagaaaatagaaaagagaggaagtaagcataaagcttagtaagtcacaaGTAAATACTTAACATTGCTTTACCAAGTAACATCATACTCATAACATATCATACACTTGCACAAGATTCTCGAATGACTATAGACATAACTTACTTATTTTCATCCTTACTATTCATATACATAACCCGAGCTCATTCTTATGAGTTTCgtgtaggtacctgtaccacttgcaacataatcataacttttctcaatcatgatataatctttaaattacctgttgaaccagTTGGAATAATAAATGGATACACGAGAAGCCTCATACAAAAGGGTAAGATGTctatgccatgtcctagacatggtcttacacaagctctcATATAttgatgctgatgccatgttccaaacatggtcttactttAGCTCAcatatcgaggctgatgccatgtcccagacatggtcttacactagctctcatacaaatgccgatgccatgttccaaacatggtcttacactagctctcatataaatgtcggtgccatgttccaaacatggtcttacactggctcacataacccTAGTATCACGGCATAGATATCCgatctattcctacggttcaactGGGAGTTTTACCACATCCAATCTCGTCATGCATATTCATaacaaaatcaaacatttcataCAATATCAATTATTTAATGCATAATTACAATAGAATTGTGATATTTACgtgcaacttacctcggtatacaaaaagtgggcaactagatttaatcatcacattaatcaagacatttcataattcatattttggcaaaatgaccgttttgcctttagactttcacaaaattacgattttgccctaaGGCTTGTAAattgattttcatcaaatttcctcattaaccaagcctatctgaatctattttaagCTTATTGCAACTCGCAAATCCAATTTTTTCTCACCTTTACtacttattttgtaacttttacaaaattttcccttttaggtgttttcatgaaaacccctttcattaaagttgtttatttaacaaccatgattcattttcttctataaaaattcAGCAACCAACATGAGTACTCTCATGGCAAAActctagactctcaaccattttgcaaaatagtcctcccATTAGTTAACTTAAGCTACAAGGgccctaaaagtacaaaaatcatcaagaaggaccatcaaaatcacttacttgcaagagtctaaagtttctaaaaatttcaagctcccatggcCTTCTTTATTGGAGAAAATTGGTCGAGAagaaagagagaatgaaaaatatgaaagcttctccttattttattatatttctagtcaaattagtcaccaaatttcacccaaCTTTGACCTTACAGTTTTTTTGTCTCCATGTTTAGCCAATAACAAATctgtggtctatttactcaataaagacttctaatttaatgttccatagctatttgacacctttagctaatagaacaaaatttttgcactttatgcgatttagtcctttttcaaaattaagcatgcaatcactgaaattaattcaccaaaaatttcaaacactcatataatcatgctataacacataaaataatattaaaataatttctctgacctcaaatttttggttctgaaaccactgttctgattaggccagaaatcgggctattacaaagaCAGTGGACATCCTTGGAAAACACTCTTTGCTGGTCAGAATTTCTAAGTTGGAACCCCATTTCATAGGATCTACATTGTAGAACTCGAATTAGCTGACATAATGACATTACGGAGAAGATTAGGAATACCTGCAGCCTGGAGAGAGGCGTCAATGAACTCCCAATGCACACGATCATATGCTTGCTCTAGATCAATTTTGATAGCCATCCATCTCCTATTCTTTTGCTTACTCCTCATTGAGTGGATAACCTCCTACGCAATAATAATGTTATCAATAATATTCCTGCCTGCAACAAAGTCGGCCTGCTCAAGAGCAATAATCTTTAGAAAGACAACATTGAACTGATTTGCAATGACCTTCATAACCAGTTTGTAAAGGATTGAGCATaggttaattagatttttaattttaattagtatatAATTGTAAcactatttaaataataattaatttaaaataacatTTATTACTAATAATTAAAGTTGAATAAAAtctctattttaaaaaaaaacaacaactttgtttttatatattgttactttagtaatataatgaataataaaggATATTCTTGGTGATTCAAAATTTTCTCCAAGCTTAtgcttatatatattatatagatatatataattTGCTATGTTATCTTTtattaacaaaaataattaaaataattaaaataattaatgtcATTTTCTTTTTATATCTCTTATCTCCATTTAACGGTTCATATTCCATATTTATGACTATGCCTTCCAATAATGTCATTTCCAAAGTTTAAACCCAATTAGTAATATTTAGTCATTCCCATGATTTATTTTTAGCTAAGAGAAGGACAAATTTTCTCTTGTTTTGAAAATCTCtgattttttaaaaagaattattactcatctttctaatttcaaatttaaatttgttttagcTATTCTTTATTTTTTGGCTTAATGATAAATTTGGCCACTAAGGTTTGCAtgttttttcaaaatagtcctaattgtatttttgagcTTTTTTTTGCCATtaacctttattttttttaaatatgttttttcTAACAGATTTAATGAAATTCAATGtttcaatatttttttctttcaaaaggtTTCAATCTTTCATACGTTTGTTTATTGAGAAGTTTTTCTCTTGAGTTaaattttttagataattacgtttattttctttaaattaatagttattttaaatttaatgtattatttattttattattttctacatGTAATTATTGTATTAGGttatctaagtaataaattacatctTATTAAAAATATTCTACATATGAAATTTCACATCATCCCTATTAACCGTTAAAACAGTTAAAAAGGCTAAATTCTAAAAAAAAGTTGATggtcaaaaaattcaaaatacaattaaatctattttgacaaaacatataaatattaGTGATAAATTTATCTTTAAACCTTATTTTATAATTAACTATGTAATACATACGTGGTAAAAAAATTTGCTTTTCTTATAACATTAATAACCGGGCAAGATATAACGGTTCATATTTGCTTTCTTGAAAGGATAAATAAATTCGTTTATTTTGAAGTAGAGTAAATTATTCTTTAGTCATAATATCTTTTAACGAAATAATTAATGCTATTTCATGCGAATTCAAATCGCTTTAAAATTAGTGGCATTATTTAAGGGGGATAAAAGAAGTCTGGCATCAGCAGGGAGGTGGATGATGTTTCGAGGGTGAGGGGGTGGGGGTCCCTGTACAGGGTTCTGTACACGGTTTTAGCATCTATAACTATAACCCTTTATAGCGAGAGAACAGTTAGAGTAGCCAATGGCTACTCGACAGCTAATTCTTAAAATACCACTTACCTCACTTTCCCTAAAACCACTTCTATTTCTCCGTATTTCCATTCCTATATACATCTCATCTTTCTCAGTCGCATTTACCAAGAGAGGAAACCCCAAGCTGTGAATTTTGGGTGCTTTGCTTTCAAAGAGATGGGGAGAGGTAGGGTTGAATTGAAGAGGATAGAGAACAAGATTAACAGGCGAGTTACTTTCTCCAAAAGGAGAAGTGGGTTGTTCAAGAAAGCTCATGAACTCTCTGTCTTATGCGATGCTGAAGTCGCTTTGATTGTCTTCTCTCATAAATGGAAGCTCTATGAATACTCCACTGATTCCTGgtatttctttttctctttctttaacCTTCAATTTGGTGCAACATCTCATTACTACTTGTAATTCTCCATAAACTTTTGAAGATACATGTTTTCTTACAGGTTTCCTTTGTAAGAGAAAAAAGGAGAGCCTTCTTTTATTTTACTACTTTCCAGGATATTTTGACTCCAAAACAATTAAGTTATTGACTTGTAACATGTGAATTAAGACATAACAGATTCGCCAAAAGGACGCCTTTAAACGTCACAATTATTACATCAGAATTATAACTGTTCCACTATTTCAGGGACGAAATAACAAACGAATAGAAAACTGTTTTGGGGAGTATTGGCTATGTAAGTTAATTCACACATGGGAAAAACAAAAGAAGAGAAAtttgctctctttttttttccttcttagcTTCTAATCTGAAGGTCTAACTTTCTCAATTAGGTGCAAATCCAAAACATGTCCTTTTATGTACTAAATTATTACaccaataaataatatatatagttaGTAaaagagatggttagaattattcaTAGTTCATTTATTAAATATGAATCCATAATAAAAACTTTGAAATGAAAAGTACTTGGCTATCGAAAAAGTAAAATCCTGGGAAACTTATGCTTTATgtccataatttttggtgaatttttttttatagaatatTTGTTCTGATAAAATAAAAGTcaattgtatatgtatatatatattccctAGAAGTATACTCTTCTCTATCTCTTCTCCCTCAGCAGCTCTAAAAACCTAAAAATTCTCTGGCTTTTTTGAACACTGATCTAAGAACTATTTTACCTTGAAAAGGAGCGTTTGAGGGGAGAAAGAGAGGAATCTTTAGAttttatactttaaaatattGAAGATTCTTTACGGAGGAGAACCGCAACTACTGACTACAAACTTTGATATCCAGAATTATACATTTCGatggtatatatattttaagtgcTTTAaccaaaaaatacaaaaaaagatGGAAAAGAAAAACTATTTATGAATCTTGAATATATTTTGCAATCACCAAAATATTTACTGATAAGTAGAACAGATTTCAAGGTATATGGCTCATAAGTTCTTAAGACTTAGTTCTTGGTGAAATTTTTTTGTAAAACCATGAAAACTAGGAATAATAAACAAACAGAGGTGAGAATTTGTCTACTTTATTTAATATATTCTTTATTTAATTATGGCATCAAAAAGACGTCGGTTTAGGTTTAGGCCTTTAACTAGTATAATAGAGGTACAGAAAGATTACTAGGGAAATGAAAATATTGTACATGATCCTGACTTGTCTATCCTATAACAGCATGGAGAAGATCCTTGAACGCTATGAAAGGCATTATTACGCTGAGAGGCATCTTGTTGCTACTGAGCCTGAATCACAGGTAGACCTTTTTTCACTGTTAGCAATTGAATTTTGACAACAAAAAAGGCTTGGGGTGTACGTGCTTTCGTAGCTTTTAAGTTTTCAAAAGGAATGAGGTGAATTAAACAATTGGCAAAATTGCAAACTTGGCAGGGCGAATGGTCCGTTGAGTATAATAGACTTAAGGCTAAGGTTGAGCTCTTGCAGAAAAATCACAGGTAAATATTTCAAATTAATTGCATTTGCTAAATATCTACATAATGAAAGAGAGATGCTATCCTTCCTTTACACCTACAAGTTCCTTTTAGGGTATTATGTTAAGTCATTAGTTTGATCAGTTTCTTACGTCTCTCCAGGCACTACATGGGAGAAGATTTAGACCCATTGAGTCTCAAGGAGCTGCAGAATTTGGAGCAGCAGCTTGATACCGCTCTTAAACACATTCGAGCCAGAAAAGTATGCTTTAGTTTTTTATTGtcatttttttttccaattatAGCATATAGCCACAACTGTTTCTTGTTGTGTTATAGTGATGCGATTGTATCTCTATTGCAGAACCAACTCTTGAATGAGTCAATATCCGAGCTTCAAAGAAAGGTAAAGGCTTTTGGAAACGTAATGACTCGTTCATAATCATTGAGAAAAATGAAAACCCTTTTTCATGCGTCATCTCTAATAGTGGTCTATGGCAGGAAAAGGCAATAAAGGAGCAAAACGCAATGCTAGCAAATCAGGTGTGATTTACCCTtatttccatgttcatcatcaaTGAATATGTATAGAGTTCCTTCCTACAGCTGGTAAATACTTATTACTTTATAGCCTGTTTTTGCATGTAGATCAAAGAGAGGGAGAAGACAGTTGCACGGCAATCTCAGTGGGGGCAACAAGACAATGGCCTCAACACATCATCCTTCGTGCTGCCACACCCACATCCCTCTTTGAACATTGGGTAACACATCCCTTATCACTCCTGTAATGCTTCATCTAACTATAATCGTTTAGGAAGTAAACTCTTATAAACACAGATTATGACCATTTTTGCGTCCTTTAAAGTACATTTGAATTCTGATATGAACCTTCATTTTGTTTAGTCCATATCCCATTTTTGGagggtttttcttttttaaaacaaTGGCCAGGTTCATTTCTCATGTTTTAAGTATTCGTGACCATTTGTCTCATAGTAGTTGGGGCTTAATACCTTCCg encodes:
- the LOC108478743 gene encoding agamous-like MADS-box protein AP1 → MGRGRVELKRIENKINRRVTFSKRRSGLFKKAHELSVLCDAEVALIVFSHKWKLYEYSTDSCMEKILERYERHYYAERHLVATEPESQGEWSVEYNRLKAKVELLQKNHRHYMGEDLDPLSLKELQNLEQQLDTALKHIRARKNQLLNESISELQRKEKAIKEQNAMLANQIKEREKTVARQSQWGQQDNGLNTSSFVLPHPHPSLNIGGIYQ